The following proteins are co-located in the Haloarcula marismortui ATCC 43049 genome:
- a CDS encoding Single-stranded DNA binding protein, with amino-acid sequence MSLEDHAEELASDLGVDKEEVTRDLENLVNYSVPMDEAKQSLRRKYGDGSSGGDSTPSSKAINEVSTEDSNVTVTAVVLTSGRRSIQYNGEQHVIREGELADETGKISYTAWDGFSGDLQPGQTVQLGNAGVREWDGQPELNLGDSTDPEVVDETLDIDYDVGGRAALQDLAPGDRGITVEVQVLECEQKVIDGRDGETTILSGVLGDESGRLPFTDWDPHDEIEEGASVRLDETFVREFRGAPSVNVSEFSAVTALDRTVGVTEDAPRLSVREAVESGGLFDVELAGNVIEVRDGSGLIERCPECGRVIQNGQCRSHGAVEGEDDLRTKAILDDGTDTVTAVLDDELTARVYGGDLDDAREHARDAMDKEVVAERISDRIVGREYVVRGSLSVDEYGANLTASTFAEADDDPATRAQALLQEADT; translated from the coding sequence ATGTCTCTCGAAGACCATGCCGAGGAGCTCGCCTCCGACCTCGGTGTTGACAAAGAGGAGGTCACACGCGACCTGGAAAACCTCGTGAACTACTCCGTCCCGATGGACGAGGCTAAGCAAAGCCTCAGACGGAAGTATGGCGATGGCAGCTCGGGCGGCGATAGCACGCCGTCAAGCAAGGCCATCAACGAGGTTTCGACCGAAGACTCGAACGTGACAGTCACCGCCGTGGTGCTCACGTCGGGTCGCCGGTCTATCCAGTACAACGGGGAACAGCACGTCATCCGCGAGGGCGAACTCGCCGACGAAACGGGAAAGATATCCTACACGGCGTGGGACGGCTTCTCGGGCGACCTCCAGCCCGGCCAGACCGTCCAGCTCGGCAACGCCGGCGTCCGCGAGTGGGACGGCCAGCCGGAGCTTAATCTGGGCGACAGCACCGACCCCGAAGTCGTCGACGAAACGCTCGACATCGACTACGATGTGGGCGGCCGCGCCGCGCTGCAGGACCTCGCGCCCGGTGACCGCGGCATCACTGTCGAGGTGCAGGTACTGGAATGCGAGCAGAAGGTCATCGACGGCCGCGACGGCGAAACGACGATTCTCAGCGGTGTCCTCGGCGACGAGAGCGGGCGGCTCCCGTTTACCGACTGGGATCCCCACGACGAAATCGAGGAAGGGGCGTCCGTGCGCCTCGACGAGACGTTCGTCCGTGAGTTCCGTGGTGCGCCATCGGTGAACGTCTCGGAGTTCTCCGCGGTGACCGCGCTGGACCGCACGGTCGGCGTCACTGAAGACGCACCGCGGTTGTCAGTCCGTGAGGCCGTCGAGAGCGGCGGCCTGTTCGACGTGGAACTGGCCGGCAATGTCATCGAGGTGCGGGACGGCTCCGGCCTCATCGAGCGCTGTCCGGAGTGTGGCCGCGTCATCCAGAACGGCCAGTGTCGCTCCCACGGTGCGGTCGAAGGCGAGGACGACCTGCGGACGAAGGCCATCCTCGACGACGGCACCGACACCGTCACCGCGGTGCTCGATGACGAACTCACCGCCCGCGTGTACGGTGGCGACCTCGACGACGCCCGCGAGCACGCCCGCGATGCGATGGATAAAGAGGTCGTCGCCGAGCGCATCAGCGACCGCATCGTCGGCCGCGAGTACGTCGTCCGCGGGTCGCTGTCGGTCGACGAGTACGGCGCGAACCTCACTGCCTCGACCTTCGCCGAGGCCGACGACGACCCGGCGACGCGTGCGCAGGCCCTGCTACAGGAGGCAGACACATGA
- a CDS encoding metallophosphoesterase, giving the protein MRVEPLPGVPAATVDTDGERLLAVADYHAGIEAGLRYEGVELQSAAEARRERLLTCLRRARADRLVVIGDLGHAIGDPFADERAELETLFDALDVPVTLVKGNHDGGLEPVLSDLDADVEVTPGHGTRLGSVGFAHGHTWPAPDVLEADVVCVGHEHPVVRLEDSVGGAQKERAWLRGSLVTEPFAEQFDQPVENAPDIVVFPAFNDRSGGTWVNVDGQEFLAPFLPEGMADTEAFLLDGTRLGAYRQV; this is encoded by the coding sequence ATGCGTGTCGAACCGCTTCCCGGCGTTCCAGCGGCCACAGTCGACACCGACGGAGAGCGACTGCTGGCGGTGGCCGATTATCACGCCGGCATCGAAGCAGGACTGAGGTACGAGGGGGTCGAACTCCAGTCGGCCGCCGAGGCCCGCCGGGAGCGGTTGCTGACATGCCTGAGACGCGCCCGGGCCGACCGGCTGGTCGTCATCGGCGACCTGGGCCACGCCATCGGCGACCCGTTCGCAGACGAGCGAGCGGAGCTCGAAACGCTGTTCGACGCCCTTGACGTGCCCGTGACACTGGTGAAAGGGAATCACGACGGCGGTCTGGAGCCAGTCTTGTCTGACCTCGACGCCGATGTTGAGGTAACACCGGGACATGGAACCCGTCTCGGTTCGGTCGGGTTCGCCCACGGCCACACCTGGCCCGCGCCGGACGTGCTCGAAGCCGACGTCGTCTGTGTCGGCCACGAACATCCCGTCGTCCGACTCGAAGACAGCGTCGGTGGGGCCCAGAAGGAGCGGGCCTGGCTCCGCGGCTCGCTGGTGACTGAGCCCTTTGCCGAACAGTTCGACCAACCAGTCGAGAACGCGCCGGACATCGTCGTCTTTCCGGCGTTTAACGACCGCTCCGGCGGGACGTGGGTCAACGTCGACGGCCAGGAGTTCCTCGCCCCGTTCCTGCCCGAGGGCATGGCGGATACCGAGGCGTTCCTGCTTGATGGCACGCGGTTAGGGGCCTACCGACAGGTCTGA
- a CDS encoding class 1 fructose-bisphosphatase, giving the protein MNTLDEIERAVKDTAHYVSGNLANYANRAAGENPSGEQQVGGDVWADDLFFDALAYIDGIGAYASEERSDVVDCGEGYSIAIDPLDGSSNLASNNSVGTIIGVYDAELPAAGREMVASLMVLYGPYTTLTIARSDRDVVQEHLLRDGHSERWGQFELPAEATVVGLAGKTGERSDAFNDIAQSFERDLKLRYGGATVADLAQVLEYGGLFGYPVTSGYPNGKLRVHFESAPLAYLVEAAGGASSDGSQSLLDVEPDGIHDRTPTFLGNAELVDELEAALSET; this is encoded by the coding sequence GTGAACACGCTTGATGAGATCGAACGGGCGGTAAAGGACACGGCCCACTACGTTAGCGGGAACCTGGCGAACTACGCCAACAGAGCCGCTGGCGAGAACCCGAGTGGGGAGCAACAGGTCGGTGGCGACGTGTGGGCCGATGACCTGTTTTTCGACGCACTCGCGTACATCGACGGCATCGGCGCGTACGCGAGCGAGGAACGTAGCGACGTGGTCGACTGTGGCGAGGGCTACAGCATCGCCATCGACCCGCTCGATGGCTCCTCGAACCTCGCCTCGAACAACTCCGTGGGGACGATAATCGGGGTCTACGACGCTGAACTGCCCGCGGCGGGCCGGGAAATGGTCGCATCGCTGATGGTGCTGTACGGCCCATACACGACGCTGACAATCGCCCGGTCCGACCGCGATGTCGTTCAGGAGCACCTCCTCCGGGATGGGCACAGCGAGCGCTGGGGCCAGTTCGAACTGCCAGCAGAGGCGACTGTTGTCGGGTTAGCGGGCAAGACTGGCGAGCGAAGCGACGCGTTCAACGACATCGCCCAGTCCTTCGAGCGGGACCTGAAGCTCCGCTACGGCGGCGCGACCGTCGCCGACCTGGCACAGGTGCTCGAATACGGCGGGCTGTTCGGGTATCCGGTGACGTCGGGGTATCCAAACGGCAAGCTCCGGGTCCACTTCGAATCAGCGCCGCTCGCGTACCTCGTCGAGGCTGCCGGTGGGGCCTCTAGCGACGGCTCGCAGTCGTTGCTCGACGTTGAACCGGACGGTATCCACGACCGGACGCCGACGTTCCTCGGGAACGCAGAACTGGTCGACGAACTCGAAGCGGCGCTTTCGGAAACATAG
- a CDS encoding DEAD/DEAH box helicase, with product MTDGVARGDDAFTALGPAVRSALSERGFTTPTDPQRKAIPTLADGRDALVVAPTGTGKTETGMLPVFDALAESEDRFGIGALYITPLRALNRDMRQRLDWWGETLGLEVDVRHGDTTDYQRQKQANDPPDVLVTTPETLQAMLTGSKLRTALEDIEHIVIDEVHELAAAKRGAQLTIGLERLRELSGRFQRIGLSATVGDPHEVGRFLTGGRTCAIVEVDIGSRLDIEVVRPQITDRDEELSSSLVTDAGTASHVRFIADLIDENESVLLFVNTRQTAEALGSRFKELGTDLGVHHGSLSKEARIDVEDRFKAGDLDALLCTSSMELGIDVGHVDHVVQYGSPRQVSRLVQRVGRAGHRRDLVSSGTVVTTDTDDTLEALAIARQAEAGDVEPAEIHDGSLDTVANQIAGLVMDAGEIRAMRAYEILTRAYPFRDLDEAQFKQVVEELAANNVIWLDEDRDTLEKRRGTWQYFYQNLSMIPDEATYDVEDVASGQQVGTLDEKFVVNFATPGEVFVQRGEMWRITNIDEEEEVVTVSPIEDPAGEVPSWVGQEIPVPRAVAAEVGELRRVAGRQLQDGADTEAVARDVATRYAAGPETVVDGLSQVEEHEGPIPDDTTILVEFHGREVIVNACYGHKINETLGRVLSALLGQRAGSSVAMDVDPYRITLEVPRRITAGDVIEVIEDTDPDHLPALIELSLKNADALKFKLAQVATKFGSLKRWRGRGSTDFGRDRLLAALEDTPMYDEALREVRHEDLAIEATADLLRDIQNGDVALETVGEHTPIGTGGSSSGRELLSPENADASVIKTVKERIQSDRVILACLHCKKWDRKQQVKRVRDQPSCPQCGSTRIAALNPWAEEVVSAVRTDDKDEEQEKMTERAYRSASLVQSHGKQAVVALAARGVGPHNAARIINRLREDEDEFYRDILRQEREYARTQSFWG from the coding sequence ATGACTGACGGGGTCGCTCGCGGCGATGACGCCTTCACTGCGCTCGGGCCGGCCGTCCGCAGTGCGCTCTCCGAGCGCGGCTTCACGACGCCGACCGACCCACAGCGAAAGGCGATTCCAACTCTGGCTGACGGGCGAGACGCGCTAGTCGTCGCCCCGACCGGAACCGGAAAAACTGAAACGGGGATGTTGCCGGTCTTCGACGCGCTGGCCGAATCCGAGGACCGCTTTGGCATCGGCGCGCTGTACATCACGCCGCTCCGGGCGCTGAACCGCGACATGCGCCAGCGCCTCGACTGGTGGGGCGAAACGCTCGGCCTCGAAGTGGACGTTCGCCACGGCGACACGACTGACTACCAGCGCCAGAAGCAGGCAAACGACCCGCCGGACGTGCTGGTGACTACGCCGGAAACGCTACAGGCGATGCTCACCGGGTCGAAGCTCCGGACAGCGCTAGAGGATATCGAGCATATCGTTATCGACGAGGTCCACGAACTCGCCGCGGCCAAGCGCGGCGCACAGTTGACTATCGGACTCGAACGGCTCCGGGAACTGTCCGGGCGGTTCCAGCGAATCGGCCTCTCGGCGACCGTCGGCGACCCACACGAAGTCGGCCGGTTTCTCACTGGCGGCCGAACCTGCGCCATCGTGGAAGTGGACATCGGCAGCCGGCTAGATATCGAAGTGGTTCGGCCCCAGATTACTGACCGGGACGAGGAACTGTCGAGCTCCCTCGTCACTGACGCGGGAACGGCTAGCCACGTCCGGTTCATCGCGGACCTCATCGACGAAAACGAATCTGTCCTGCTGTTTGTCAACACCCGACAGACAGCGGAGGCACTGGGCTCGCGGTTCAAAGAGCTGGGAACCGACCTCGGCGTCCACCACGGCTCGCTGTCGAAAGAGGCCCGGATCGACGTGGAGGACCGCTTCAAAGCCGGCGACCTCGATGCCCTGTTGTGTACCTCCTCGATGGAACTGGGTATCGACGTGGGCCACGTCGACCACGTCGTCCAGTACGGCAGCCCCCGGCAGGTGTCCCGCCTCGTCCAGCGGGTCGGCCGCGCCGGCCACCGCCGGGACCTCGTTTCCTCGGGCACGGTCGTTACGACTGACACCGACGACACGCTGGAGGCGCTGGCGATTGCGAGACAGGCCGAAGCCGGCGATGTCGAGCCCGCCGAAATCCACGACGGGAGCCTCGACACAGTTGCCAACCAGATCGCCGGACTGGTGATGGATGCCGGCGAAATTCGGGCGATGCGGGCCTACGAGATACTGACCCGCGCGTACCCGTTCCGGGACCTCGACGAGGCCCAGTTCAAGCAGGTCGTCGAGGAACTCGCGGCGAACAACGTCATCTGGCTGGACGAGGACCGAGACACGTTAGAGAAGCGCCGGGGGACCTGGCAGTATTTCTATCAGAACCTCTCGATGATCCCCGACGAGGCTACCTACGACGTGGAGGACGTGGCCTCAGGCCAGCAGGTCGGGACCCTCGATGAGAAGTTCGTCGTCAACTTCGCCACGCCCGGCGAGGTGTTCGTCCAGCGCGGGGAGATGTGGCGCATCACGAATATCGACGAGGAAGAGGAAGTCGTGACCGTCTCACCCATCGAAGACCCCGCCGGTGAGGTCCCGTCGTGGGTGGGGCAGGAGATTCCGGTTCCGAGAGCCGTCGCCGCGGAAGTCGGCGAACTCCGTCGTGTGGCTGGTCGGCAACTCCAGGACGGCGCGGACACCGAGGCCGTCGCCAGAGACGTGGCGACTCGCTATGCCGCCGGCCCCGAAACCGTCGTCGACGGGCTCTCGCAGGTGGAAGAACACGAAGGGCCGATTCCGGACGACACGACTATTCTGGTGGAGTTCCACGGCCGGGAGGTCATCGTCAACGCTTGCTACGGGCACAAAATCAACGAAACGCTGGGCCGGGTCCTCTCGGCGCTGCTCGGTCAACGGGCAGGGTCGTCGGTCGCGATGGACGTCGACCCGTACCGGATTACGCTGGAGGTCCCGCGCCGGATCACCGCCGGCGATGTCATCGAAGTCATTGAGGACACCGATCCTGACCACCTCCCAGCGCTCATCGAACTCAGCCTGAAAAACGCCGACGCGCTGAAGTTCAAGCTCGCGCAGGTGGCGACGAAGTTCGGCTCGCTCAAGCGCTGGCGGGGCCGGGGGTCGACTGACTTCGGCCGTGACCGCCTGCTGGCAGCGCTTGAGGACACGCCGATGTACGACGAAGCCCTGCGCGAGGTTCGCCACGAGGACCTCGCTATCGAAGCGACAGCCGACCTTCTCCGAGATATCCAGAACGGCGACGTGGCGCTCGAAACAGTGGGCGAACACACGCCAATCGGGACTGGCGGTAGTTCCTCCGGGCGGGAACTCCTCTCACCGGAGAACGCCGACGCGAGCGTCATCAAAACCGTCAAGGAGCGCATCCAGAGTGACCGCGTCATCCTCGCGTGTCTGCACTGCAAGAAGTGGGACCGCAAACAGCAAGTCAAGCGCGTGCGGGATCAGCCGTCGTGTCCGCAGTGTGGCTCGACCCGAATCGCCGCGCTGAATCCGTGGGCCGAGGAAGTCGTCTCGGCCGTCCGGACCGACGACAAGGACGAGGAGCAGGAGAAGATGACCGAACGAGCCTACCGCTCGGCCTCGCTGGTCCAGAGCCACGGGAAACAAGCCGTGGTCGCGCTGGCCGCCCGCGGTGTCGGGCCGCACAACGCCGCCCGCATTATCAACCGCCTGCGAGAGGACGAAGACGAGTTCTACCGGGACATCCTCCGACAAGAGCGGGAGTACGCACGGACGCAGTCGTTCTGGGGTTGA
- a CDS encoding sporulation protein, which yields MKDVLSRIGIGSATVDTVLPTDSVRAGESVRAEVHVEGGSTDQNIDSVYFALETEYKSDEGYKDAIIDQWQLTEPFTIEAGEKRRFETTIDIPRETPVTTRSTAVEIETGLDISMAVDPGDEDYIEVEPTHRTQAVFDALDSLGFSLHASACEAAAGSLFTTSANFAQEFEFRPQRGEFTGAVDEVEIVPVFDDDRLTVYLEVDRSAGLLSEVTDADERHTKLTIEAPDPDAIEPRLAEAIRELS from the coding sequence ATGAAAGACGTGCTCTCCAGAATCGGCATCGGGTCTGCTACGGTAGACACGGTTTTGCCCACAGATTCCGTCAGAGCCGGTGAATCCGTCCGGGCCGAAGTCCATGTTGAGGGCGGATCGACAGACCAGAACATCGATTCGGTCTACTTCGCGCTGGAAACTGAATACAAGTCCGACGAGGGGTACAAGGACGCCATCATCGACCAGTGGCAACTCACGGAGCCGTTCACTATCGAAGCGGGCGAGAAACGACGTTTCGAGACTACTATCGATATTCCCCGGGAGACGCCGGTGACCACACGCTCGACGGCCGTTGAAATCGAGACTGGCCTCGATATCTCGATGGCGGTCGACCCCGGCGATGAGGATTACATCGAAGTCGAACCAACACACCGCACGCAGGCAGTGTTCGACGCGCTCGATTCGCTCGGCTTCTCGCTCCACGCCTCGGCCTGTGAGGCAGCAGCTGGGAGCCTTTTCACTACCTCGGCGAACTTCGCGCAGGAGTTCGAGTTCCGGCCCCAGCGCGGCGAGTTCACCGGCGCGGTCGACGAGGTCGAAATCGTCCCGGTGTTCGACGATGACCGGCTCACGGTGTACCTAGAAGTCGACCGCAGCGCCGGACTGCTTTCGGAGGTGACTGACGCCGACGAGCGACACACGAAACTCACGATAGAAGCTCCTGACCCTGACGCTATCGAGCCACGACTTGCGGAAGCGATTCGGGAACTGAGTTAG
- a CDS encoding PAS domain-containing response regulator, giving the protein MGGVDILHVDDDKGLASLTADLLERKDSRFNVETATSATEGLQLLSDLSPDCIVSDFEMPGIDGLEFLEAVRAEHAKLPFILFTGRGSEEIASDAISAGATDYLQKQSGTEQYELLANRINNAVTRNRSEQQLRETKEEYAAVFENARNGLLLVDVEQDGFRFRRCNSRVLEFTGLAESELIGKTPQEALGYENSRAVAGAYRKCVAMRETITYTVTLTHPVGDVVHEVNTTPITRDGEVEQLVVAFTDITERHAREQKLREERAVIQQALDALDEPLFVTDIDGRLKHCNHRALELTGNTEETAVGTPITALFPDEERETIADAVDDALRTGRTTITASLCLDSGQQQRYEFRAHSLTDLDNNTAGLVILGQDVSDT; this is encoded by the coding sequence ATGGGGGGCGTTGATATTCTACACGTTGACGACGACAAGGGGCTTGCTAGCCTGACTGCCGACCTACTTGAACGCAAGGACAGTCGGTTCAACGTGGAGACTGCCACAAGCGCGACAGAAGGGCTACAGCTGCTCAGCGACCTCTCCCCTGACTGCATTGTCTCTGACTTTGAGATGCCCGGGATAGACGGACTTGAGTTTTTAGAGGCCGTCCGGGCGGAACACGCTAAGCTCCCATTCATCCTGTTTACTGGCCGAGGAAGCGAAGAAATCGCAAGCGATGCGATCTCTGCCGGTGCAACTGACTACTTACAGAAACAATCCGGGACTGAGCAGTACGAGCTACTGGCCAACCGCATTAACAACGCTGTCACCCGCAATCGCTCAGAACAACAGCTACGCGAGACCAAAGAGGAGTATGCTGCCGTTTTCGAGAACGCGCGGAACGGGCTCTTGCTTGTTGATGTCGAACAAGACGGGTTTCGCTTCCGGCGGTGTAATTCACGGGTGCTTGAGTTTACCGGACTTGCAGAGTCGGAACTTATCGGGAAGACCCCACAGGAGGCACTCGGCTACGAGAATTCCAGAGCGGTCGCCGGCGCGTATCGGAAATGTGTCGCCATGCGTGAGACAATTACATATACGGTGACACTTACTCATCCAGTCGGCGACGTTGTTCATGAAGTCAATACCACGCCGATCACCAGAGACGGTGAGGTCGAGCAACTCGTCGTCGCGTTTACCGATATCACCGAACGACACGCCCGTGAGCAGAAGTTACGCGAAGAACGGGCCGTCATTCAACAGGCGCTTGATGCGCTCGATGAGCCGCTGTTCGTCACCGATATAGATGGCCGCCTCAAGCATTGTAACCATCGTGCACTCGAGCTTACCGGGAACACCGAAGAGACAGCCGTCGGAACGCCGATAACTGCCCTGTTTCCCGACGAAGAGCGGGAGACGATTGCTGACGCGGTTGACGATGCGCTCCGCACTGGCCGAACGACTATCACGGCCAGCCTCTGCCTCGACAGCGGTCAGCAACAGCGGTATGAGTTCCGCGCTCACTCCTTGACTGATCTGGACAACAACACTGCAGGGCTTGTCATACTTGGTCAGGATGTTTCTGATACCTGA
- a CDS encoding zinc ribbon domain-containing protein has translation MTEWRDASDPACPECGEPLEPTAMACPHCNASLLTDEQAEMLDERLTETLESMDSGTPTWAVALTGLSLGIAIAPLVLYAVVILVGDLSLPVAVGVLLAGWLGPAAYLSRLRNPSEVLARGLYLVVAGVAVVVLVVGYEVLLSDGPSVVSEQTALVSLGLAIPAALGALIARRAARRADRQARGEPGPLHERFGIDDDEPDN, from the coding sequence ATGACCGAGTGGCGTGACGCGTCGGACCCCGCCTGCCCGGAGTGTGGCGAGCCGCTGGAGCCCACGGCAATGGCCTGTCCACACTGTAACGCGTCGCTACTCACTGACGAACAGGCCGAAATGCTCGACGAGCGCCTGACCGAGACGCTGGAGTCGATGGATTCCGGGACGCCAACGTGGGCGGTCGCGCTCACTGGCCTCTCCCTCGGTATCGCCATTGCGCCGCTCGTGCTGTACGCCGTCGTCATCCTCGTCGGCGACCTCTCGCTTCCCGTGGCCGTCGGCGTCCTGTTAGCGGGCTGGCTCGGCCCGGCGGCGTATCTCTCGCGGCTTCGCAATCCCAGTGAGGTGCTTGCCCGCGGGCTATACCTCGTCGTCGCCGGCGTGGCCGTGGTTGTGCTTGTGGTCGGCTACGAAGTCCTCCTGTCAGATGGGCCGTCGGTGGTCTCGGAACAGACCGCACTTGTATCGCTCGGTCTGGCGATTCCGGCAGCACTGGGGGCGCTCATCGCACGCCGTGCCGCTCGGCGGGCTGACCGGCAGGCCCGCGGGGAACCGGGGCCACTGCATGAGCGCTTCGGTATCGACGACGACGAGCCCGACAACTGA
- a CDS encoding MutS-related protein, with protein sequence MRLEEYWGIGPKTSELLTEELGVERAIEAIESADTRALTTAGLSRGRATRILRRATGAESMDLLATRDTRDVYKELLDLAEEYAVTADAADSIRVLTPLPTREAMAERLDDVLEARDTWADLSESDQRAVLDAFEEYDAGGGELAAVDVALALRDTGIESGVFEPLAALDGESLTAGRAALAGLAGDGEFVGEGADEELDRLRDQLGQIEDLAAASMEVVEAVQEGARRPDEFQDALVRHVTSETGIDAARVRDAMPREATDARDFVDVALRDLRNTLRSDVQKREEAVADRLEDDLADAREDIDAAVKAVDDIAFSVSLARFAIAFDLTRPSFVEDRKTIAVKRARNLTIADVESVQPVTYAIGDHTLELDRANQPPSGDRVAVLTGANSGGKTTLLETLCQVQLLAQMGLPVPAEAAEVGIVDTVVFHRRHASFNAGVLESTLRSVVPPLTESDRTLMLVDEFEAITEPGSAADLLHGLVTLTVDRDALGVFVTHLADDLEPLPIEARVDGIFAEGLNQDLDLQVDYQPRFGTVGKSTPEFIVSRLVANASDPVERSGFETLATAVGEEAVQRTLSDALWTDE encoded by the coding sequence ATGCGACTGGAGGAGTACTGGGGCATCGGCCCGAAGACGTCCGAACTGCTCACCGAGGAGCTGGGCGTCGAGCGGGCCATCGAGGCCATCGAGTCGGCGGATACACGAGCGCTAACTACGGCTGGCCTCTCCCGGGGACGAGCGACGCGCATCCTCCGGCGGGCGACCGGGGCCGAGTCGATGGACCTGCTCGCCACCAGAGACACCCGCGACGTGTACAAGGAACTGCTCGACCTCGCCGAGGAGTACGCGGTCACGGCGGATGCGGCGGACAGCATCCGGGTGCTGACGCCGCTGCCGACCCGCGAGGCGATGGCCGAGCGGCTGGACGACGTGCTCGAAGCGCGGGACACCTGGGCTGACCTCTCCGAGTCGGACCAGCGGGCCGTTCTCGACGCGTTCGAGGAGTACGACGCCGGCGGGGGTGAACTGGCCGCGGTCGACGTGGCGCTCGCCCTCCGGGACACCGGCATTGAAAGCGGCGTGTTCGAACCGCTAGCGGCCCTCGACGGCGAGTCGCTGACGGCCGGACGGGCGGCGCTCGCCGGGCTCGCGGGCGACGGCGAGTTCGTCGGCGAAGGGGCCGATGAAGAACTCGACCGCCTGCGCGACCAGCTCGGACAGATAGAGGACCTTGCAGCGGCATCGATGGAAGTCGTCGAAGCCGTGCAAGAAGGCGCACGGCGACCCGACGAGTTCCAAGACGCGCTCGTCCGTCATGTCACGAGCGAGACGGGCATCGACGCCGCCCGCGTCCGGGATGCGATGCCCCGTGAGGCGACCGACGCGCGGGACTTCGTCGACGTGGCGCTCCGAGACCTCCGGAACACGCTACGAAGCGACGTACAGAAGCGAGAGGAAGCCGTTGCCGACCGGCTGGAAGACGACCTCGCGGACGCCCGTGAAGACATCGACGCCGCAGTCAAGGCGGTGGACGACATCGCCTTTTCTGTCTCGCTCGCCCGCTTTGCCATCGCGTTCGACCTGACAAGGCCCAGCTTTGTCGAGGACCGCAAAACTATCGCGGTGAAGCGAGCACGGAACCTCACCATCGCGGACGTAGAGAGTGTCCAGCCGGTCACCTACGCTATCGGCGACCACACGCTAGAGTTGGACCGGGCGAACCAGCCGCCCAGCGGCGACCGGGTGGCTGTCCTGACCGGCGCGAACTCCGGCGGGAAGACGACCCTGCTGGAGACGCTGTGTCAAGTGCAACTGCTGGCCCAGATGGGGCTTCCGGTTCCCGCTGAGGCCGCCGAGGTCGGCATCGTCGACACGGTCGTGTTCCACCGTCGGCACGCGTCGTTCAACGCCGGCGTCCTCGAATCGACGCTGCGCTCGGTTGTGCCGCCGCTGACCGAGAGCGACCGGACACTGATGCTCGTCGACGAGTTCGAGGCCATCACCGAACCCGGCTCCGCCGCCGACCTTCTCCACGGACTCGTGACGCTGACTGTCGACCGCGACGCCTTGGGCGTGTTCGTCACCCACCTCGCGGACGACCTCGAACCGCTGCCCATCGAGGCCCGTGTCGACGGCATCTTCGCCGAAGGGCTGAATCAGGACCTCGACCTGCAGGTCGATTATCAACCTCGCTTTGGGACCGTCGGGAAATCCACGCCGGAGTTCATCGTCTCCCGACTGGTCGCGAACGCGAGCGACCCGGTCGAGCGCAGCGGGTTCGAGACGCTTGCCACAGCCGTCGGTGAGGAAGCGGTCCAGCGGACGCTTTCGGACGCGCTCTGGACCGACGAGTAG
- a CDS encoding SRPBCC family protein: protein MTVHTSDDRWLDAPVETVFTFMDEPSNQAAVTPSLSRAERIERLPNSGNRAAYEYRMFGLTFNGEVRASTYEPPERIVYDMDGDLTGRIDWRFEPERGGTRLTYTADYDVPGPLPEFLLAPLIRWYNRREVRQLLDNVAKAVEAEEGAVASSLS, encoded by the coding sequence ATGACGGTCCACACCTCCGACGACCGCTGGCTCGATGCGCCAGTCGAGACGGTCTTTACGTTCATGGACGAACCGTCGAATCAGGCGGCCGTCACGCCAAGTTTGTCCCGCGCCGAGCGCATCGAACGCCTGCCGAACAGCGGGAACCGCGCCGCCTACGAGTACAGGATGTTCGGACTCACTTTTAACGGCGAGGTCCGAGCATCGACGTACGAGCCGCCCGAACGAATCGTCTACGACATGGACGGCGACCTGACGGGGCGGATCGACTGGCGGTTCGAACCGGAGCGCGGTGGCACGCGACTCACGTATACGGCCGACTACGATGTTCCGGGGCCGCTCCCGGAGTTCCTCCTCGCGCCGCTCATCCGCTGGTACAACCGTCGAGAAGTTCGGCAGTTGCTTGACAACGTCGCCAAGGCAGTCGAAGCGGAGGAGGGGGCTGTCGCCAGTTCGCTGTCGTAA